atttatattttcatgtTTTGAATGTTCAGCATCTCAAGACCAAAAATGCTATGTTACAAAATGCTATGTTATAATGCTACATAATATTTACCCTTGTATAAGAATGAAGTATTTTAATTTGAACAGCTGTCAAATATTTAAGATGCATGATGCTTCCTGAGGCTGTATTGAAATGAACCAAAAAAAGATGATACCGGGACTAGTGGCTCATTGTAATATCCAGCTCTTCAGTATTGTCTTAGCATCTGACATAGCCTATGTGagatttcatcttttttttttggattgtATTTTTCCAGATATGGAATTAAGTGTCGTTGAACAATAAAGTGTTTGTTCCTCAGAATGGGAATTGCAACATTCCATATATTTGTTTCCGCTCAGTGCACTGACACACAAGGTGACTAGTGTTGAATGACCTGTGCGCTGAAAGAATGTTTGTGTTGAAGAATGAGGAAGAAGGAAACAGTAAAAAATCATAACAATTAGATCCTCAATATATCTACTTTGTATCCTTGAAGTGTTTACCTCTCCATACAGAGCACCCTAACCTTTGTAAAAGATTTTAAGGCCGTTTTGCCGTTCAGTTATCTAATCACTAGACAGTTGGGTATTTGGATAATGCCCAGTGATAACTTTCACGCAGGAACACTTGCAAATAATGTCATTGGATTCCAGTCGAGGCGGTCTACAGACTTACGGCCCGCCTCTGTACTGCgcgagtgtactgtatgtgtgtgttcatgcaccATGAAAGACGGCCAGTGAGCGAGGGTGGAATCCAATTAGAAAGTTCTCCAACTGGTTCTTCCAGGGGCAATCTGACGGTCAGGTGATGCCTTCACTGAGACTGCTGTGAGATGGTGCTCTGAGTGCAGAATGTAAGATCCAGGGTGGAGGAGCATTAGCGGACTGAAGAATGTCTTAAAAGGTAATAGACTTCATTTATGGATATTCagaatataaaatataatgttTCGGTGAAGGGGGTTGAACTGTAGCATGTTATTTTCTATCATATATGAGCAGGGCAAACATCTAAAGCAGAAACTCATATATTGTGTTTTAAGagtaatattttaaaaagtaattgGCTTTTTAAATGGCATGGAAGAATGTCCATAGAATGTCCATTTGTCAAGtgcaaatgtaatgcaatgggAACATCAATGTCACATGTTAATGTTCTTACAtgactgtactctctctctcctcgcagTATGCCTCTATTGCAGTGTATGCCAAGTGTTAATATTGTCTTAGCATTTGAATAGAACTTATCAGCCAGCATAAGTAAACTGACTGAAAGCAGTGATGGTGTCACATTTTGTTTAGGTTTTCAGTCTATGGCAGAGAAAAATGATTCTTCTCCCGGGCACCCAGGCGTTGGACATTCGAATGCCCTTTTCAGATGAGATCAAGTACACCATTTTGGGTATCTCGATTCTGCTCTTCTTGATTGCTGTGGGCATTCTTATCTGGCAAGTTCACAAATGTTGTTCCAAGGCTCATTATTCAAAGGATTCAGGTGAGTGAGTCACATGATAAGTAGCTTCACGGGGAAGCAGTTCTGGCCAGACCttatgacattacattacattttaatgttttaattaCAATACTTTAATTTGAAGAGCTGTCTAATATTTATGATGCATGATGTTTCCTGAGGCTGTATTGACTtatatgaccagcattaaagtTTGGTTTACCTCTGGTTcaacttttgtttgtttgttgcgtCTTGTTTGTCAGTGAGCAGCTTGGTGGGAGCGGATGAATTGGACCAGAGTAGAAGCTCCTATCTTGACAGTCAGAGGCCAAGATATAAGGTGACGCATTCGTGTTACTCTAGTCTGGAGAGCGTTTTTGCTGTGTTCACCTCCTCATACCATTGAGCGTCATGTTCCACTGCTGTTCTTTATCTGTACTTTCTTTGGCCTCTCCTCCACTTGAACGTCAACTCTGGTACATTCGGTCAGAACATCATGGCCATATCATGCGGGCATCATTTTGGAAAGACTTTCAGTGCTCTGACTCAGAATTAGACCTGCAATGCAATCATAGtagttaggcctactgtatatcaagaAGGATTTGATTTTTTAAAGGTTGTCTTGAATTGGCAGAGGTTTTGAACTGTCTGTATTTCTTTGTATCTGCATTTCTACGCACAATTAGCATACATTACATATTCATGTATTTTTTGTAGCTGTACAAAATGTGACACAAGCATGTCATATTAtcaacactacaacacactctctttttctttatcttttctttctctctttctcacacacaacaccttagcatacagtacatatttatgtacagtatactgtatagctgtacactcccccctctctctctttctctctctctttctttctctttttctctctctctttctcacacacacacacacacacacacacacacacacacatttgcatgagTCTTTACCAGCTccctgtgaccccccccccccccccccctgcaggaGGAGTATGCCCATGACCAGATGCGCAGGCTGAGCCGCTTCCTGTCCCAGGACTCCCCGCCGGCCTCGGTGCTGAGCGGCAGCCTGGAGAGCCTGGAGGAGCTGGGCAGCGAGGACGAGCCGCAGATGCGCGGCTCCCTGCGCTTCTCCCTCTACCACGACCAGCTGCAGGGCCGCCTGGTGGTGACCGTCCTGGAGGCGCGGCAGCTGCCCCTGCGCGAGTTCAGCCGCAGCGTGGACCCCTTCGTGCGCGTGCGTCTGCTGTGGGCCAAGGAGGCGCACGAGAAGGGAGAcaccgaggaagaggaggaggaggatgaagaggagaggagggcgacgacgacgacaagGAAGGAGAAGAGTGCCGGAAGCGTCCGGCCACGGCAGTGCGTCCTTCACGAGTGGCAGTCGCACCTGGTGAAGAACAGCAACAGCCCGGCCTTCGGGGACCAGTTCTCCTGCTCGCTGGCTGAGGAGGACGTGCCCCGTATCACGGTCAAACTGGAGGTGTGTCCTCACCTGGCCTTCCACACACAAAATGTccattttaattatttaattgcCACTGTGCACAAAATGTTTGCATACCTTCCTGCTTCTGCCTTAGAAAGCTGGTATGAGTTAAATGTTTCCCTATATTTATGGAAATTGGAAGTTATTTGTGGTGTTTATGTACAATGTATAGGCTGCAGCTATGCCAATCTACAGGGgctgaatttgttttgtttctgcccAGGTTCGAGACTTTGATAAATATTCCAGGCATGGGATTCTGGGAGAGGTCCGCAGACAGTTGAGTAATTTGAATATTTCATATCCTCTGGAGATGTGGCAGGATCTGCAACGGCCCACGAAGGTGAGTGATCCTTTGGGTAGCCTCTAAAAGTACACTTTAGATATGAAGCAATAAAGTATTTTGCATTTTAGCTTTTGAATGCTTTTCTTGGAAAATATCATGTTTTGTTGTGTTATTTTATGTGTGTAGGACTTGGTTGGTGaactgctcctctctctgaagTACATGCCTACATCACAGAGGCTGGAGGTGGGGATCCTGAAGATCAGGGTTGTTTCAAAGTCCAGCAGAACAgacagaggtgagtgtgtgaccACTGTGCTGGTCATTATCATCATATTTGCAGAATCAAGAAGAGCGTAAGACCACCAATTGAACCGATTGTCTGTCATGATATGTGAGATAGAACTTCTCATTCTGAATTGATCATTTAGCTTTACTATTTGTGCTTGACATTTTATGGCTGGAAGATACCTTTACTGTCACTTGCAGGTTTTATTGCCTTGATTGTAAAACATAACTTCTACCAACAGTCAACATCAGTCTGTGATGTTGTTTGCATCAGGAAAGCACCATAATCAGCTTGTGCATGGATAGAGTTGTATTAGCACACTTTTTTAGCACAAAAGTTTCTTTGCCTAATGATGTCATGGCTTTCCCTGCGCTCTGATGTCAGCACTCTACGTGCGCACCAGTGTCCAGTGCAACCAGTGCAAGCTCCGCCACCAGAAGACTACGCCCAAGACCCGGTGGGACGTGACCGTTTTTAACGAGGTCATGATTTTCGTGCTGCCTGACCCTCCGGTGCGGGACTGCACCGTCGTGGTCAATGTATATGAACTGAACCCCGGGAAGAAGAAATCCTCAAAGCGCCTGATTGGCCAGCTGACTGTAAAGAAGGGGAGACAGTCAGAGGATGAACACTGGAAGCTGATGATGCGTTCGATTCGCCAACCAATTGCAAAgtggcatctactgtatgtgtgaaactactgatttatttgtgtttctgtcttATCCCGCACTAGTCCTTGAGCCAGACCCCTAATTTTGTGTTTCAACAGCCACTTTATGTCCATTGCATGTctcaaaaatgcaaaaatgttcaACAATAGATATCCCAAAAAACCTCCACAGCTGATTATGTACACTAAATCAAATTGTATTTGTATAGCAAGTCTTCTGAGATGTTATGAGTATGTAAATGACCCAAAAAGAAATAAgcaataatttgcatacattttaaGCACAGAAACCTTAACACTGGATAATGTCAGATAAAAAGatcttctttttgtttttcattttggacACAGTATTAGAGTGAAATGTTATTACATTGGATGTTTTGAATCTGAGTACAGTCATTGtcaaaattgttggcaccccatgctaaagttgactaaaaagaggaatataaaatcatcttttggaaattgattttaatggcttaagtaataaaattaggaaaaccccaacctttaaggacacaccaattttctatgtgaatgaataatgtatcataaataaataaatgttcttcccaaaatactggggtcaaaaatattggcacccctatgaaACCCTacggaatttaacacatagggttaacataggggcaggcagttttttatttttaaaggctacttatttcatggatccaggatactatgcatcctgataaagttccctttaTGTCctgtctttagaactaaaattgacccacatcatcacacacccctcaccatagagataggcatggagttttgttcagttttgttcagttagcctattagcttgtttgatttgcattgagttcaatgagcatcaaacaggctaataggctaactgaacgaaactgaacaaaacaccatgcctatctatATGTAAGTGTATCAAGACATAAACAGGGTGATAGCAAAAACAAAGCTACCACCAATGCAATGCTATATTTGAGACTTACATGGCTAACTTCTTTTTGCCACATTTGGAGTCCTCTTGACTTTtgcacacacttgtgcatgCACTAAGTTAGTGCTCACctttatttgatttgttttgtctgtgtttatctTCATCTTTACAACTGTTTGAATTTGGTTATGTTATTAAACAGCCTGTTTCGAAAAGCATGTGAGTAGCTTTCAGTTTGAACAACCTGGCCTACTACAATATGGATACTGATAACTATTtgagaatgttaaaaaaaaacatggactaAAACATCATCCTAATGGCACCATTAAAACGGCCTCTATAACTGAATAAAAGCGCTGTATGTGGTCCAATATCAACATCTTTCCTAACATCTCCTGGATGcacgtgtggatgtgtgtgcacgatcgtgtgtattggtgtgggtgtgtttgttattAGAGGAGAAGGGCCTAAGTATTCTCCAAACACCACTATGCTTAActtccactaggtggcactagACATCTACAGTTATAATGAGATTGGTCAGCGACAGCATTTCTCGGTTTTAATTGCCATTTTGATGTTGTCTTGGTAATGCATATGTTAACAAAACGCTATGACTATAAAACACATAATTGGCTATACATAATTTAACGGATGCGCTTGTCTGTCAAGCAATGGCTTGCAATGATAGGCCTATGCTATGCATACGCTTCTGTGACATGATGAGGGCTAACCTATCCTATAGGTGGCATAGGTACATTTCTGGCCACAGCTGTATTTTGTTATGCCTTTGATGCAGACTAGTGGTGTGATGTGTGCTACTCGCTTCCCCAAAGGGTTGGTGCTTTCACCTCTGTCTCCAAGTCACGCAAAGAACGGCAGGGGGCGCTACATTACTATTTTAGATCACCTCAAAGTTCCctttcaaatgttattttgatgttAAATGGAACATGTAGTGACGCACGTTATATGAAAACTTGCCCATGGGCGAGCGCTCGACTTATAGAATCCAGCTGTTTTCATTCATCGAAATTCTCGATCTCGTCTACCACCTAATTATATCAAATTATAAATCGTGATTGGGATTTGGATTTTAACAGATGGTCACTGTAATGTTATTAGACCACCAGACCCAGActcactcttaaaatgaatctctgtgtccagataggatAGGGACAACAACAATGtaatttccaacacattgcttttgttatttgttacacaataggtgttgaaaatagcataacttgtgttgaaaataacacatctctgtgtccagatagggtcAACACAGTGCattatttccaacacattcattttaagagtgtatcaTTTCATCTGTATACCCCAAAACAAAGATACTAAATAGTCATTTTCAAGAGCATCGATTGAAAACCTCCTCCCCTCTGGCAGATACTTTTTCCTCTTTATGCCTACTCATAGAAATCCTCTGACAATTGTATGGGTGAATCAATTGgcttttattttctccaaaaaGTGATTTCTGTTATATCGGTGTCCAACAAATCAATAATGTAGGTCCattcatattcattcatatgtgtgtgtgtgtgtgtgtgtgtgtgtgtgtgtgtgtgtgtgtgtgtgtgtgtgtgtgtgtgtgtgtgtctgtaggaaaCTGCAAATAGGAACATTTTTAAGAAATCCTTTGTCCCTAGTGCTGTGAAGGTGCTGGAATCAGCAAGCATTTTAAgtaggctgtttttttttatctatctatttatttatttatttacttttgtaAATCCAACCAGAATCATTAGATATATTAGGCATTAGAGCATTAGGAAACCCCAGCATTCATTAACAGCTAGTAGTGCATTAACCAATAATAGCCTACCAAAGTATAAAATTAGAGATACATTGATTACACAACAGCAGAGACATATCTTGTGAATGACAATCTGCAAAACCATCAAACCTTTTGTGCAAATGTTCTTTCCTAAGTACATTTGCACAAAATATTTGAATAAGGAAATAAAGAGTATGAATAAACCTGTTTGCTATAGCGTCACATCCAGGTTTATCAGACCTGCATTGCAACATCAGTGACCCGATGGCAAACCAGAACTGTACTGGCACCATTTGTTTGCCTGGAACCATATCGACGACTggtagggggaaaaaatgtgaGATTAGGACTGAATGTTGtaagtgttgttgtgtgttgggcTCCGTAGGACTGTAATGTGTTGTGTTATATGACCCTGGGGCAAATTAGAGCAGCCGTTACATAACAGCTTGTCATCTCTGGCGCTGCAGAGTGTGCAGACTAAATCTGGTGATTCACAACAACCTTTAGAAGCCATGTTGGAGGGTCATGATGATGAGCAATGTGGTCCCGGCATTACACCTCTGGTGTTTTTGCAACACATTGTTACCTGGAGAAATGTTGGAGAAGAACTAAATGTTCACGCTTCTCTACTCAGACCATGATCATGTGATTGGCAAGAAAGTTGACCCACGATGTATCACCACTTAAAGGCGTTGTCATGAGACGTTGCCAAGAGTAGTTCAGGCGACTTTTCTGGAAAACTTCAATCATCAGAGGGCAGCTTACACTAAAAAATAACAATGCATCTTACTGCAATAACACAAGTATACATTACTTCCCCTCGGTTGACTTACTGTGCTTACTAATAAAAGTAACATACCAACTTGCATTTATTTGTAAttttaatgagtgaatgaatgatgagtgttttttttattgagtGATCCACATAAGCTTTCCAATGCACCTGTACACTTGAGTAAATAAGAAGTAaatacttgaacttgaacttgaaataATGAAGAGCAGCCTAACAAGGTTGCTGTGAGAAAGTTAGCCGATGCAAGTTCACATGCCAAAAGGCAGAAGAAGCTAGGCATTGCCTCAAGCCTCACcagatgggtgtgtgttgggtgtgtttaAATCCCTGTCCTTGTAGAATCCCTTTCCACATTCTACAAGTTCACCTTGTCTAAACTCATTAGCTGTATATGTAGACAAGGCAAAACCCAGAACGATGTGATTAAGGTCACTACCAAATTTCTTCTCAATTATCTCTATAGTACTTTTTTTGCATATTCATTTCTGCctgggacatttttatatcacacATACTTAATAAGatcatttgcatatttgaatttgaaaataaACATATTGTGCTTGCTTTGAGTCTGCAttgccatttttgtttttttgtcatattATTTATATAAATTTACGAACATAAACATGACCAGAATTTACATTGCATAACTTTACATGGAATATAATGTTCATTAACTATAATCATAAAATGTCACCCAAACATAAGTGGGGCAACCCATACCCTTTATTTGTGCTGATTAGTCGAAATTAATCGTAATCGTTAATTTATCGTAAGATTGTATTTGTGAATCCAGCCCCTGAACACTATAGGAACTAGTCATGTGATTGGCCAGCCACACTAATGAAAAAGTTACCCCACACATCATCACCTTACTATAACACATCTGTGGCACATTGACTGGAGTAGAATCTACAATAACTGCCTTTTTGTGTTGGAGtcatttaagcaatatagcacgagtgagagtggggttgggaagggatattcccacgggtgttgtttgGCCGTATCCACGAGGCCGGAGGCTTGAGTAGAAGAATGTACAATAACTGGCCTTTTTATGTTGGAGTCATTTTGAAATAATGTCTGTTatatttacaaaaatatgaaaaataacacGCTTTCGCTCCACTTTATCATGACTATAAGTGAGGGATCTTTAGTGCACATAATAACAACAGGTTTATTTACCTAAATTCTGTTTGCAAATTTGATTTAGAAAAAATATTCTAGAGAGCAATTCACCTTTATGGTCCGCAGCGGCTCTGGTGGACATTCCTGcaatcagcatgcaaattgcacacTCCCTCAAAACTTGTGATGTGgcattgtgttgtgtgataAAAACTTCTTTAAATAAGCATTCTTTATGTCACACTTGGCAGGTGGCTGGATTAGATAGTCAAaggcacactgcacactactcACTAACATGAACTTGTAAACAACATTTGAGAGAAATAAACTTTTTGTGTGTATAGAAAAAAACTGTGAGCAGATATAAAAGTTTTTGCATTTTTGTGCAGTGTATTTGTGCAGCGAGTGTTTTTAAGAGTGTTGTATTTCTGATTCTTGTGCTTTTTTGTTAAGGATTGAAGTTTAATGTGGAGGCAACCTTTTCATCATTTTGAGTAAATATACTGAGCATATAAATCATGTGTGTAAGACACCATTGATCGCAAACAAAACTTTTCAGTgcatcatttttgttttgtttcaaagCTTCTGAACTTCAGCAGCAGTTTGGCCACATTCTAACCATCCCCCGGTTTCCTGGAAACAGAGGAAGTTTCCAAACCATCTCCTCATCTAAGGCAGTCCCTCCCTCCCAGTCTAccaattaagagagagagagagagagagagagagagagagagagagagagtaaagcaacTAAGCATGTGAAAATGAGCTGGAAGGCCTTGGAAAGGTGATTTCCCCCTCGTCTCCCTTTCTGCGTCCACTGTTTGAGAAGGAGATAGCCACCTGCAGTTGCCATCGCCTCCTTTGCCTCACACAGCTGTTTCAGGGGGTCACAGGAGGGCATTGCCCTGCGGAGGGACCTCATCCACAGCATGGGGAGAGCAAACAATAACATGCCTGTTTCTCACTCTTCCCACTATTTTAATGAATTCCTCCTAGACCTCAGCTATGCGCTCGCTTGGTTTTGCACATTCATTTCTTTTTGAGACAAGTTCTTTTAACATACGAGAGCTTGTTTGTTAATGTAAGGAGAACACATCTCTGGACTCCTGGAACATCCTATTTCTGGTTGCCCACCCAAATGTACTCGTACAAAGGATCTGTTCAACGGTGAGAGGGTAAAAATGGCCTGAACATCTCCAACAGGTTCTACATTGTTATCTCTATCTTGCAGTCTGTATCTCACTGACAGATCAAGATAATACAGGGGCGCTCCTCCTCTCCGTATAGAACATATCATCATATatagtacatatacacacatgctggtgaccagctaACACAAAGCTAATGCAATGCCTATAAGCATCTTGACAGGACTGCACTGCAAGAGTCTCAGATCAAGTTAGTTATTGAGTATACACTCAAGGCCCATGAGACAGCAGTCAGTTCATTTCGAGAGGCGTGTGT
This sequence is a window from Sardina pilchardus chromosome 10, fSarPil1.1, whole genome shotgun sequence. Protein-coding genes within it:
- the syt19 gene encoding synaptotagmin-2, which produces MILLPGTQALDIRMPFSDEIKYTILGISILLFLIAVGILIWQVHKCCSKAHYSKDSVSSLVGADELDQSRSSYLDSQRPRYKEEYAHDQMRRLSRFLSQDSPPASVLSGSLESLEELGSEDEPQMRGSLRFSLYHDQLQGRLVVTVLEARQLPLREFSRSVDPFVRVRLLWAKEAHEKGDTEEEEEEDEEERRATTTTRKEKSAGSVRPRQCVLHEWQSHLVKNSNSPAFGDQFSCSLAEEDVPRITVKLEVRDFDKYSRHGILGEVRRQLSNLNISYPLEMWQDLQRPTKDLVGELLLSLKYMPTSQRLEVGILKIRVVSKSSRTDRALYVRTSVQCNQCKLRHQKTTPKTRWDVTVFNEVMIFVLPDPPVRDCTVVVNVYELNPGKKKSSKRLIGQLTVKKGRQSEDEHWKLMMRSIRQPIAKWHLLYV